Genomic window (Cellulosilyticum lentocellum DSM 5427):
AACAACTACCTTTTTAGCTGATTTTGCTTTTTCTATAATCACTTGTGCATGGTTATAGTTTTTGCAAAGCTCGATATTACCAAGGTCTATTCCGTCAAGCGGTGGAATGATTGGCCATGAACCAATAGTAAGTACTAATTTATCATAGTGATCTGTTGTTACTTCATTTGTATTAAGATCTTTTACTTCTATTTTTTTATTTTCAAAGTCAATATGTGTGACATCATGTTCCATCTTTGTAACCACACCAAGAGCCGCTAAGCCTTCTGGTGAATTATAAAATAGACTTTCTGTAGTAGGTACAACACCACCTACATTTAAGGCAATACCACAAGATAAAAAGGAAATATTATTGTTTCTTTCATAAACGGTTACTTCTGCATCTTTATGTTCTTTTTTAATGTTTACAATAGCTGCGGTTCCTGCATGTGTACATCCTATAACAATTACCTTCATTGTGATACCTCCAATGTTTTTTTCAAAATGTTAGCCTCGTTTATTTATTATACGAGGATTTATAATTAATATACCACTAAGAATAATTATTATCAACTAAAAATTACTTTTTTGATTATTTCTTAACGAGTTAAATTTTGGCAAGAAAAAAGAACCAAGTTATTGTAAACTAAGTTCTTCCTTATGTTAATCAACTCCTGTTAATATCTCATTCATCATCCAAAGAAGACTTCATCCTTTAATAGAGCTTTTAAAAACCACCTCTTCGCAGCTAAGTTTGTCTATTCCTAAACATACTTTTATGATCCTACTTACTTTTCATTTTCCATTAAAGTTTGATAAGCATCCTCCACTCTTTCTAGAAAGTGTCCCCAATGATTTAAAATAAGTCTTGGACATTCCTTACCACTGCAATCTTGGTGGGTTTTTACCTGACTAAGTGGAATATCATAGGTTTTCATTAAATAAGCAATCATCTGTACGGCATTCTCTTCTGCTGCTTCATAATTACCAGATTCACAAATTTCAATACCGATGCCTTCCTTATTATCTTTACTGCTACCTGCATGAAAAGCGACTTCAGTAACTGGTACTGCTTCTACAATTTCATTCTCATCCACTACCATATGAAAGGAAGTACTTGAAGTATTTGTAGGGTTCACCAAGTAGTCCCTTTCATTTTGCGCTGTACTATTAAGATTAGCTGTATTATGCACTACAATTGATTTAATGCGCCTTTTCACCCCTGGTCTTTTATTAGACTCTGGAATATTTTCTATTTGATAAGGAATCCCTATGGCTGCTTCTACCTGTCCTACTTCGATAGGCTTTTGATGTGGACGCCATAAAATCCCCATGGTCATGACAAATAAGCTTCCTATAATGAGAAGCATCGCTATTTTTTTAATGACTTTCACTTTAATCCCCCTATAAATTCAATAGCTTACTATTGCTGTCTATTTTCTCATGTATTCATTCTCTTATGATATGTCATTATACTACAACTTTTTTATCAAATCCACAAACTAATCTTGGAAGTCATAAAAGGCCTAGATGAGGCTATATACCTCATCTAGGCCTTTTTACTCTTTATTCATTGTCTGCTTCATCTTTAACTGTTACAAGACTGCCTTGGTCTTTGTAAAACTCTTCTTCACTTACAAATCTAAAGTCAATGGTACGTGTCATTAAATCTGTCTTAATAACTTGTACATGTACTTTATCACCTAGGCGATAAATTTGTTTACTGTGTTCACCAATCCAGCGATGTCCTTCTTCATCAAAGATATAGTAGTCATCTGCCATTTCTGTCACATGAACTAAACCTTCTACTGTATTAGGAAGTTCCACGTAGCAGCCCCAAGAGGTAGTCCCTGTAATAGCCCCTTCGAACATCTTTCCGATGAACTGCTCCATGTATTCTACTTTCTTGAGTTTGATTGTTTCACGTTCTGCTTCATCTGCTCTTCTTTCACGAAGAGAACATTGCTTAGAAACCTCTGGCATACGTTCTAATAATTTTGCTTCTTTCTTACCTTTTAATTCATTATGAAGGTTGTATTTAATAATACGATGAATTTGAAGGTCTGGGTAACGACGAATAGGTGAAGTAAAGTGGCAGTAATACTTAGCTGCTAAGCCAAAGTGACCATTGCATTCTGCTGTATAACGTGCTTGCTTCATAGAACGAAGGAGCAAGTGACTAATAATACTTTCTTCTGGTTTACCTTCAATCTCTGCTAATACCTTTTGCATATCCTTTGGATGAATCTTAGTCGTGTTGCCTTTTATCTGATAACCAAAGTTATTGATGAATTCTGTAAGGGCTAAAATCTTTTCTGGGTCTGGATCTTCATGGCTACGATAAACAAAAGGTTTTTCTTGCCAGAAATAATCTTCTGCAATGGTTTCATTACATACAAGCATAAATTCTTCGATAATACGTGTGGCTACATTACGATCATATGGCTTCATTTCAAGAGGGACACCCTCTTTATCTAAAATCACTTTAGTCTCAGGGAAGTCAAAATCAATAGCACCACGTTTCATACGTTTCTTACGTAAAACATCAGCTAACTCTTCCATGGTCTTAAACATTGGAATAAGGTCTTTATAGCGTTCTTTTACATCTTCATCTTCATCTAGAAGGATCTTTTTCACATTCGTATAAGTCATACGTTCGTCAATGTTAATAAGTGTCTCCATAATTTCATGGCTTTGGACGTTTCCATTCTTGTCAATCACCATCATACAAGTTAAAGCTAGCCTGTCTACATGGGCATTTAAAGAACAAATACCATTACTCAGCTTATGAGGGATCATTGGAATAACACGGTCTACTAGATAAATACTCGTTCCTCTTTCATAAGCTTCTTTATCTAGTGGTGAATGTTCTTTTACATAATGGGTAACATCTGCAATGTGTACGCCTAAACGATAGTTGCCATTTTCTAGTTTTTCAATAGAGATAGCATCATCTAAGTCTTTGGCATCTTCACCATCAATGGTTACCATTTGAATAGCTCTTAAATCAGTTCGGCCCTTTTTATCTTTATCGGCTACTTCAGAAGGAATATTTTCAATTTCCTTCATCACATCCTCTGGGAATTCTCTTGGTAAGTCATACTGATAAATAATAGATAAAATATCTACACCAGGATCATTGATATGTCCTAAAATAGAAATAACTTGCCCCTCTGGATTACGACGTTCCTCTGCCCAATCTGTAATTTTAACAAGTACTTTATGCCCTGTTACTGCACCTTTAGAAAACTTTTTAGGGATGAAGATATCCCTTGTATATTTTTGATCATCTGGTACTACAAAACCAAAGTTTTGACTTTCCTCATAAGTACCTACCAGACTTTCTGGTCCACGTGTTAAGATTTCAATAACTTCTGCTTCTGCACGTTTCTCAGCTGTCGCTGGTCTTGTGATACGGCACATAACTCTATCTTTATGCATGGCACCATTAACACCTGAAGCAGGAATAAAGATATCCTTTTCTTCTTCATCTAGAATAAGAAAACCAAACCCCTTTGGATGTCCTTGAAAGGTTCCTGCTACTAAATTATACGTCTGTGGTACAGCAAATTTGCCACGTTTGGTACGAATGATTTTACCTTCTGCAATAAGTTCGCCTATAATTTCTTCTAATTCTGGTCTGTCTGAAGGTGGAATTTGGAGCACCATTATTATTTCTTTAATCTTCATGGGTACATAATTAGGATTTTTCATCATCTCTAAAATGACTTGCTTCCTCTCTGCTGTACGGTTCATTTCTTCTCTCATGATTATCATCTCTTTTCTTTATGGATGCCCTAACATCATCTCAATGCAACACTACTATTTTATGATTTCTTTCCTACTTCTATTATACCATATTTTACATATGATTATTTACTTATTTGACCTATTTACTAACTTTATTTTAAAGTCTAACAAAATAGGGATCTCTTTTTTGACAAAATAAAAAACACTCTACAGAAAATGTAAAGTGTTTGATATTTATTGTGCTGGTGATGCTGATGGTTCAGCTGATGGTGATGCACTTGCATCTGCATTATCTGTCGCTTCTGTTGTAGGTGCTGTAGAAGCTCCTGCATTATCAGTTGCTTCAGCTGATGCTGACGCAGAAGGTTGTACAATTTGTGCATTTGAAGCATTTGTATTATTAGGCATAAGCATAAGAATAAATGCTGCTAATACAAATACACCTGCCATGATCTTCGTCCATCTTTCAAACTTACCTTCTAAAGTATGTTTTTTGTTCTTATCCCAGTATGAATCGCTATTTGCTGCTCCCCCAATTGAGCCAAGTCCTGCAGACTTACCTTCTTGAAGTAAAACAACAACTGTAATTGCAAACGCTGCAATAAGAAATACAATGATTAAAATCATCTTCAGTATTGCCATGACTTAAAGCCTCCTTGAAACCATATGGTATACATATCTTTACTCATCATAGCAGATATTCGAAGAAAAATCAACAATCATACTTTTTTATGCAAATATTAATGAAAATCCCAAAATAATAACTTCTAATAGACTCACAATAATCGTTGCTTTTTTCTTGCTTTTGTGTGTTACCATACTATAGCCCATAATTAAATAAATCATACATACTATTCGTTCTAAAGAGAAAAAGCTTAAAATCGTCATGAGTGTATTATTTGCCATTAAGGTTGTTCGATCAAATAAACTTGCTAGATTAAAGACCATGTAATTAACACCTATCAGATTAGCCGCAAAATAATCTACTGTTTGAACTACTAAACTAATAAATAACCCTAATAACATAACAGTATAAAGCGATGCAAATTTACATCTGTCCTTTGCTATTACTTTTAATATTTGAAGCACAATAGTTTGTACGAAAGCTATTGCAAACAAAGCAACAAATGAGCTAATGGCTCCAATAATTAGGGTTACTATGTACTGCTGACCAATCATATCTTCAGCCACATCTTTGTTTCGTAAAGCATCATAAACCATTTGCCTTATTTCTGGATTAATATGCTGCATGAAGGTGATTAAAATAATAAATAAGATAAACCCTACAACTGCAATACTATTACCTTTAGGTGGTTCATGCAATAAATTTTCTTGCATCATTTTGCTAGGTGCAATAATACTATTAATAAAATGCTTATACCAAGGGGTAACCACCCTTGTTTCTTCTTCAATTAAGCGTTCACGGTCTACAACGGCAAAACCACCATCAAAGGTGTCTCTTTCTTCTTTTTTTAATTCGCTCATTTTCTTCCTCCCTACTTGATATGAGTTTGGTTATTGTCATGCTTTTTATTTTTAATTAAATTAATATCCACTTGTTTATTATACCTATTGTTTTCAGTTAATCAATAATCTTTACATTATTTTTATAAAATATTTTAAGACTCACTACGTTAATGCTCAAATACCAAATTGGTTTTCGAGAACTAACTAGCCACACACAAATTGAAATTTGTCGGGGAGTGAACTTAGTGCTTCAAAAAAATGTGAACCGGAACAACGGAAGGCACCCATACCCTATCATTTTCTCTCAGACGTACTTCTCATAAACTACAAGACAAATTTCAATTTATAGGAGTTATGAATAGCAAAAAAAATAGCTTACCAAGTGCTATTTGTACTTGGTAAGCTATTTGGGGTTCCAGACTCTTGAAATTTACTTTCATCACTAGCTAAATAGACCTTAAGCAAAGCGCAAAATGGCTCCTCAGCACGTATGCGTTATAGCGTAGTGCCTACTAAAACTAGCTATGAAAGTTCAACCAATGAGTGAGGAGCTCTTAAAAGTCTTGGCCGGTGCACCCTAGGCTAGGAAGCTAAGACCTTAAGACTCTGGTTTAAAACTTTATTGGGTAATACTAGGTATAAAAACATTGAAAACAACTTATAAGTGGCGCCTTCCTTGCAGCGCACAAGTGAACATTTTCCTTAAGTCCAGAGGTACCTATAACAATAGATTGAGACTTGGCTGACCCGGTCAGTTCCTCAGGTTGAAGCTGTGGTAATTATGCCGTGGGAAGTTATTTATTTTGTTTTTACACTTATATATATGTGGTCAAGTAGTCGAATCCCTAATAAAAATTAATAAAAATAATAGCTACATTTTACAACAGAAAAGAGAGGGTATTCATGTCCTCTCTTTTCTATATAGCTTATTGAGTTATTTAAGGTTAAAGAAAGATTTTCTTCCTCTAAATTCTGCAATATCTTCAAGTTCTTCTTCAATACGAAGGAGTTGATTGTATTTAGCAGTACGGTCAGAACGTGCTGGAGCACCTGTTTTGATTTGTCCTGCATTAACAGCTACTACAATATCTGCTACTGTGTTGTCTTCTGATTCACCTGAACGGTGTGAAACAACAGCTGTATAACCTGCACGGTTAGCCATTTCAATCGCATTGAAAGTTTCTGTAAGTGTACCAATTTGGTTAACTTTAATTAAAATAGAGTTACCTACACCAGCTTCGATACCTTTTTCAAGAATGCTTGTATTTGTTACAAATAGGTCATCTCCTACAAGTTGAATACGTTTACCAAGTCTATCAGTAAGGAGCTTCCAACCTTCCCAGTCATTTTCTCCTAAACCATCTTCGATAGAGATAATAGGGTATTTATTAACTAGAGCTTCATAGTAGTCTACCATTTCTTCTGACGTACGTACTACATCTTTGCCTGTCATCTTGCTTTCGCCTTTGAAGTAATATTTCTTATCATCTTTGTTATAAAGTTCAGAAGCAGCTGCATCCATGGCGATGAACATCTCTTCACCTGGTTTATAACCTGCTTTTTCAATAGCTTCTACAATTAGATTTAAAACATCATCAGCTGTTGCAAGGTCTGGTGCAAAACCGCCTTCATCACCAACACCTGTAGCAAGACCTTTACTATTGAGTACTTTTTTAAGTGTATGATAAGTTTCTACACACATACGAAGTGCTTCTTTAAAGGAAGGTGCTCCTACTGGCATAATCATAAACTCTTGTAAGTCTACTGTATTATCAGCATGTTCACCACCATTTAATATATTCATCATAGGTACAGGTAATACTTTGGCATTAATGCCTCCTAGATATTGATATAGTGGCATACTAAGTGCATTAGCAGCTGCTTTTGCTACGGCCATTGACACACCTAAAATAGCATTAGCACCTAATTTAGATTTAGTAGGTGTACCGTCTAAATCAATCATTACTTTATCAATAGCTGCTTGATCTAGAGCGTTCATACCAATAACAGCTTCTGCAATAATGTTATTGACATGATCAACTGCTTTTGTTACACCTTTACCCATATATCTGTCTTTATCATTATCACGAAGTTCTAAGGCTTCTCTTTCTCCAGTAGAAGCACCTGAAGGTACAATGGCAGATCCCATATAATCACCTTCAACAATAACTTCAACTTCAATGGTAGGATTAGCTCTAGAGTCTAATACTTCTCTTGCAAATACATCTAAAATTTCAATATATCCTTTCATTTAACAAACCTCCTTTTAATTAACTATTCTCTCGTATTTTTACCAACGCTTATTTAATTTATGCACTAGCACTTATGATGTCTCAATACAAGTTTTTATATTAAATATTATTTAATCTTTTCATTTATTTTTTACTACTATTTATACTTTAATATTATTACTAAAATTAACTTTTGTCAAATAATAATTATTATCCATTAGAAAATAATATGTCTTCATTCCTTGCTCACTGAAATATTGCCTGATACCTTTCTGGTAGACATAGCCAGATTTCATTTTACCTGGCATCTTGTTATAGATATCATTACCTACAGCTTCAATCCCAAAGTGCCTTAATAAAAATGCGGTCGAAAATGCTGAACAGTTATAACCCTTCTGTATATCCATTCGGTTTTCCTTCTCTATCAAAAAGGCTTCAAGATAATTTCCTTTTTTAAAATGCGGTATAGGAAGTGTCATCAATCTCCAATCTATAACCATAGTGATGATAAACCAATTTAAAAGCGTTAAAATAATTCCCCCAACTATATATTTCATACTTATATTTCGCCCTATTTCCCACCATAAAATTTATATCTATTTAAAAATTCCACAATATTATTTACTATTATTATAACAT
Coding sequences:
- a CDS encoding peptidoglycan recognition protein family protein, translated to MKVIKKIAMLLIIGSLFVMTMGILWRPHQKPIEVGQVEAAIGIPYQIENIPESNKRPGVKRRIKSIVVHNTANLNSTAQNERDYLVNPTNTSSTSFHMVVDENEIVEAVPVTEVAFHAGSSKDNKEGIGIEICESGNYEAAEENAVQMIAYLMKTYDIPLSQVKTHQDCSGKECPRLILNHWGHFLERVEDAYQTLMENEK
- the rnr gene encoding ribonuclease R; amino-acid sequence: MREEMNRTAERKQVILEMMKNPNYVPMKIKEIIMVLQIPPSDRPELEEIIGELIAEGKIIRTKRGKFAVPQTYNLVAGTFQGHPKGFGFLILDEEEKDIFIPASGVNGAMHKDRVMCRITRPATAEKRAEAEVIEILTRGPESLVGTYEESQNFGFVVPDDQKYTRDIFIPKKFSKGAVTGHKVLVKITDWAEERRNPEGQVISILGHINDPGVDILSIIYQYDLPREFPEDVMKEIENIPSEVADKDKKGRTDLRAIQMVTIDGEDAKDLDDAISIEKLENGNYRLGVHIADVTHYVKEHSPLDKEAYERGTSIYLVDRVIPMIPHKLSNGICSLNAHVDRLALTCMMVIDKNGNVQSHEIMETLINIDERMTYTNVKKILLDEDEDVKERYKDLIPMFKTMEELADVLRKKRMKRGAIDFDFPETKVILDKEGVPLEMKPYDRNVATRIIEEFMLVCNETIAEDYFWQEKPFVYRSHEDPDPEKILALTEFINNFGYQIKGNTTKIHPKDMQKVLAEIEGKPEESIISHLLLRSMKQARYTAECNGHFGLAAKYYCHFTSPIRRYPDLQIHRIIKYNLHNELKGKKEAKLLERMPEVSKQCSLRERRADEAERETIKLKKVEYMEQFIGKMFEGAITGTTSWGCYVELPNTVEGLVHVTEMADDYYIFDEEGHRWIGEHSKQIYRLGDKVHVQVIKTDLMTRTIDFRFVSEEEFYKDQGSLVTVKDEADNE
- the secG gene encoding preprotein translocase subunit SecG, with protein sequence MAILKMILIIVFLIAAFAITVVVLLQEGKSAGLGSIGGAANSDSYWDKNKKHTLEGKFERWTKIMAGVFVLAAFILMLMPNNTNASNAQIVQPSASASAEATDNAGASTAPTTEATDNADASASPSAEPSASPAQ
- the eno gene encoding phosphopyruvate hydratase, whose translation is MKGYIEILDVFAREVLDSRANPTIEVEVIVEGDYMGSAIVPSGASTGEREALELRDNDKDRYMGKGVTKAVDHVNNIIAEAVIGMNALDQAAIDKVMIDLDGTPTKSKLGANAILGVSMAVAKAAANALSMPLYQYLGGINAKVLPVPMMNILNGGEHADNTVDLQEFMIMPVGAPSFKEALRMCVETYHTLKKVLNSKGLATGVGDEGGFAPDLATADDVLNLIVEAIEKAGYKPGEEMFIAMDAAASELYNKDDKKYYFKGESKMTGKDVVRTSEEMVDYYEALVNKYPIISIEDGLGENDWEGWKLLTDRLGKRIQLVGDDLFVTNTSILEKGIEAGVGNSILIKVNQIGTLTETFNAIEMANRAGYTAVVSHRSGESEDNTVADIVVAVNAGQIKTGAPARSDRTAKYNQLLRIEEELEDIAEFRGRKSFFNLK